A DNA window from Pseudodesulfovibrio thermohalotolerans contains the following coding sequences:
- a CDS encoding anthranilate synthase component I family protein yields the protein MTSLSTISVSASRKRFDRFAGELARTQGADMLLSTDGFPAQTESLVGVEPVAELIFTDKTTPDNAKAFCFGTPGPTFGFISYDFGMLLRGVGSAKKRGGPLGHLRKYAATIKFDNGAARIQARSASLARDLAAALERTPDADSAPAMPAFPETPPTASLDRAGYEAGVRETLERILSGHTYQLNLSTRFSRRCPGLDPLALLLTLRRRHPAPFYAWFSSGPRRILSTSPERFLRVSDGQILSQPIKGTARLEGDRTVAENLLKSSDKESAELSMIVDLIRNDISANSEYGSVRVENHKSVFAVDNLLQMYSDVRGTLRADRDCLDLFFDAFPGGSITGCPKKRSMEIIEELEPHTRNVYCGAMAVIRDRRNMDSSIAIRTAIFDVETEFLDFFAGSGIVVDSDPAKEYLETLAKAEKFLSLEKT from the coding sequence TTGACTTCGCTCTCGACTATCTCGGTCTCCGCTAGCCGCAAACGGTTCGACCGTTTCGCAGGCGAGCTGGCCCGCACGCAGGGGGCCGACATGCTCCTGTCCACGGACGGTTTCCCCGCCCAAACCGAATCCCTGGTCGGCGTGGAGCCAGTGGCCGAACTGATCTTCACCGACAAGACCACGCCCGACAACGCGAAGGCGTTCTGCTTCGGCACGCCCGGTCCAACCTTCGGCTTCATCAGCTACGATTTCGGAATGCTCCTGCGCGGCGTGGGGTCGGCCAAAAAACGCGGCGGTCCTTTGGGGCACCTCAGAAAATACGCGGCGACCATCAAATTCGACAACGGCGCGGCCCGAATCCAGGCTCGTTCCGCGTCCCTGGCCCGGGACCTCGCCGCAGCCCTGGAACGGACTCCGGACGCCGACTCCGCGCCCGCCATGCCCGCCTTCCCCGAGACGCCCCCGACGGCTTCGCTCGACCGGGCGGGTTATGAAGCCGGGGTCCGCGAGACCCTGGAACGCATCCTGTCCGGGCACACCTACCAGCTCAACCTGTCCACCCGGTTCTCCCGGCGCTGTCCGGGCCTCGATCCCCTGGCCCTGCTGCTGACCCTGCGACGCCGCCATCCCGCGCCGTTCTACGCATGGTTCTCCAGCGGCCCCAGGCGGATATTGTCCACCTCGCCCGAACGGTTCCTCCGGGTGTCCGACGGACAAATCCTGTCCCAGCCCATCAAGGGCACGGCGCGCCTTGAGGGCGACCGGACAGTTGCCGAGAACTTACTCAAAAGCTCGGACAAGGAGTCCGCGGAACTGTCCATGATCGTGGACCTGATCCGCAACGACATCTCCGCAAACAGCGAGTACGGGTCGGTCCGGGTGGAGAACCACAAATCCGTCTTCGCGGTGGACAACCTGTTGCAGATGTACTCGGACGTGCGCGGAACACTGCGTGCGGACAGGGACTGCCTGGACCTATTCTTCGACGCATTTCCGGGCGGGTCCATCACGGGCTGCCCCAAAAAGCGGTCCATGGAGATCATCGAGGAACTGGAACCGCACACGCGAAACGTGTACTGCGGGGCTATGGCGGTGATCCGCGACCGTCGGAACATGGACTCCTCCATCGCCATCCGCACGGCGATCTTCGATGTGGAAACGGAGTTTCTGGACTTTTTCGCCGGCAGCGGCATCGTGGTGGACTCCGATCCGGCGAAAGAGT
- a CDS encoding helix-turn-helix domain-containing protein — protein sequence MADIYTHKDLAALCGVSETTIKSYRRKFPGFIPVLTRGKPIRFKSEAGEICLKIRDCFAKGMSVNETYKVLKEHFKEDRPARQRRARNADPAPEQSAAFSAGVSQEYLERFFATAGQMMQGMAGLATAQAKAEHRLRKVETALEKLLEIEAENKAFFSRILERTAAPVIPGDAPEAAPEPAAEPTAEAAPQSAPEPKIRARKIVNVRGPEGDVASYALEQDDQPSPERPSDAFLGTPIVIRNDQGEFLGVPGRLPLAGFLSILVDETDGADANWTRKENTWIFTVTASDGDTHALHFTSTTTPRGNLVILLDRLDVNHTRTSPEFLQEFFRQVKDKA from the coding sequence ATGGCAGATATTTATACACATAAGGATCTGGCCGCGCTCTGCGGCGTCTCCGAAACCACCATCAAGAGCTACCGGCGCAAGTTCCCCGGCTTCATCCCGGTGCTGACGCGCGGCAAGCCCATCCGCTTCAAGTCCGAGGCGGGCGAGATCTGCCTCAAGATCCGCGACTGCTTCGCCAAGGGCATGTCCGTCAACGAGACCTACAAGGTCCTCAAGGAACACTTCAAGGAAGACCGGCCCGCACGGCAACGCCGCGCCCGGAACGCAGACCCCGCCCCGGAGCAGTCCGCCGCGTTCTCGGCCGGCGTCTCGCAGGAATATCTCGAACGCTTCTTCGCCACGGCCGGGCAGATGATGCAGGGCATGGCCGGACTGGCCACGGCCCAGGCCAAGGCCGAGCACAGGCTGCGCAAAGTCGAAACCGCCCTGGAAAAGCTCCTTGAGATCGAGGCCGAAAACAAGGCTTTCTTCTCCCGAATTCTCGAACGGACCGCCGCGCCCGTAATTCCCGGCGACGCGCCCGAAGCCGCCCCCGAACCTGCGGCCGAACCTACGGCCGAGGCCGCACCCCAGTCCGCTCCGGAGCCGAAAATACGGGCGCGCAAGATCGTCAACGTGCGCGGCCCCGAAGGCGATGTGGCCTCCTACGCCCTGGAGCAGGACGACCAGCCCTCCCCCGAGCGCCCGTCCGACGCCTTCCTCGGCACGCCCATTGTCATCCGCAACGACCAGGGCGAATTCCTCGGCGTTCCCGGCAGGCTCCCCCTGGCCGGATTCCTTTCCATCCTGGTTGACGAAACCGACGGAGCCGACGCCAACTGGACCAGGAAGGAAAACACCTGGATATTCACCGTGACCGCGTCCGACGGCGACACTCACGCCCTCCATTTCACCTCCACCACCACGCCTCGCGGCAATCTCGTGATCCTGCTGGACCGGCTGGACGTGAACCACACGCGGACCAGCCCCGAATTTCTCCAGGAATTCTTCCGCCAGGTGAAGGACAAGGCCTGA
- a CDS encoding aminodeoxychorismate/anthranilate synthase component II, whose translation MNILLIDNDDSFTRNLEHLLAASVPGATVEVTPYARLKDADLEARDLLVISPGPGAPSEYLGYDRVFSAEKPILGVCLGMQIVNERFGGLTGRLHGCVHGKTDTLFMDGAEHVVARYHSLHVTEPGAGLDVLAANRDGIVMCMGSRTQRVIGCQFHPESFLSRDGGWFIDFALDYLGLR comes from the coding sequence ATGAATATTCTGCTCATCGACAACGACGACAGCTTCACCAGGAACCTGGAGCACCTGCTCGCGGCCTCCGTGCCCGGCGCAACGGTGGAGGTGACGCCGTACGCCAGGCTGAAGGACGCCGATCTCGAAGCCCGCGACCTGCTCGTCATCTCACCCGGCCCGGGCGCGCCCTCGGAATACCTCGGCTACGATCGGGTGTTTTCGGCCGAAAAGCCGATTCTCGGGGTATGCCTCGGGATGCAGATCGTCAACGAGCGGTTCGGCGGCCTCACGGGCAGGCTTCACGGCTGCGTGCACGGCAAGACCGACACCCTGTTCATGGACGGCGCGGAACACGTGGTGGCCCGGTATCATTCGCTGCACGTGACGGAGCCGGGTGCCGGGCTGGACGTTCTGGCCGCCAACAGGGACGGAATCGTCATGTGCATGGGCAGCAGGACGCAACGGGTCATCGGCTGCCAGTTCCATCCCGAATCCTTTCTCTCCCGCGACGGAGGCTGGTTCATTGACTTCGCTCTCGACTATCTCGGTCTCCGCTAG